The genomic segment CACTGTGCCTGAGTGCCCTCCCTGGgtccccctcccagccctccgTGTTCTCTCCTGGGGTCCCTCTgcaccccctgagcccccctggTGTCCTCCCCGCTGACCCTTCCCCACAGATGGCCGGAGAAGTGACGGACAAGAAGGATCGGGATGCATCCCCGgtgaaggaggagaggaaacgTTCCCGCTCCCCCGACCGGGAGAGGGAGCGGGACCGGGACCGCAAGGGTTCCCCAGCCAAGGACAGAAAGCGACACCGATCCCGGGACCGGAGGCGGAGCCGCTCGCGCTCCCGGTCCCGCTCCAAGTCCACGGAGAGGTGAGGAGGGCCCAGGACTCCCTGGGTTTTTGGGAAGAGCTTTGACAGTCCCACGGAGGGCGAGTGGGGGTTCTGGGGTCACACTGTCATCCCCCCGACCCGCAGGGATCGGCGGCACAAGGAGCGGGACCGTGACCGCAGCAAGAAGGAGCgggacagggacaaggatgGGCACCGGCGGGACAAGGACCGGAAGCGATCCAGGTGGGTCCTGTCGCTTTTTTGAGGGGTTCCTGCTGTCTCCTAAACCCTCTGGAGGTTGGGGAGcccccagggctgtgtctgGTGGCTGATTCTGAGCTGTTTTCCTTGGAAGTTTGTCCCCGGGCAGGGGGAAGGACTCAAAGTCTCGGAAGGATCGGGATGCAcggaaagcagaggaagaagaggagaatgccctgaagaaggagaaggtgaggagGGGGAGTAGGAGTGGCTCCAGGGGGATCCAGGTCCCTGGGAGTGGTGCTGACATCTGGCCCCACTTCCAGGCACAGCCGCTGTCcttggaggagctgctggcaaaGAAGAAGGCAGAAGAGGAGGCAGAAGCCAAGgtgggagcaggaacaggagcctcttccctctgctgggGGTGTAGATGTTTTGGGGGGACACCGCAGGGGGAACcctgggagggaacagggagggaTGAGGAACTTGGGGATACAGAGGGACCTCAGAAGGAAGCAGGGAGTGCCAGGGAGGGATcatgggatggagcagggaggtcTGGGGGACTTGGGAGGGCACATGGGAGGCTGTGGAGACAcagaaaggagaggggaggCCTGGTGGACCCTcaggagggagcagaaggaCCTTGGGAGGGAACGGGGAAAGCTGAGGGGTCCGGtgagggacacagagggaccccaggaggaaaagaaggacGGAGCTGGGGAACAcggggagggagcagagagacCCCTGGGAGGGAGTGGAGAAGTCTGGGGGatccagggagggagaggaggaacccaggagggagaggggaggccTGGGGGaccctgggaaggagcagagaaggctgaggggACCTACAGCAGCACGGGGCTGGCAGCCAGGCCCAGTGTGACGCTGCAtctctcccatcccagcccaagtTCCTGTCCAAGGCGGAGCGGGAGGCCGAGGCCctgcggcggcggcagcaggaggtggaggagcGGCAgcggctgctggaggaggagaggaagaagaggaagcagTTCCAGGAGATGGGCAGGAAGATGCTGGGTAAGGGGTCATCCCTGGAGCCCCCCACACAGCCCTTAGGGTGAGGGCTGGCTCTGagccccttcccctgctccccagaAGACCCCCAGGAGCGCGAGCGCCGCGAGCGCCGTGAACGCATGGAGAGGGAGACCAACGGCACTGAGGACGAGGAGGGCAGGCAGAAGATCCGGGAGGAGAAGGATAAGAGCAAAGAGCTCCACGCCATcaaggtggggctgggggctgctctgggggGGCCAGGGGGAGGATGGGGGGTCCCGCTGAGCCTGGGGTCCTGCAGGAGCGGTACCTGGGGGGGGTGAAGAAGCGCCGGCGCACGCGGCACCTCAACGACCGCAAGTTTGTGTTCGAGTGGGACGCGTCGGAGGACACATCCATCGACTACAATCCCCTGTGAgtgcccctggggctgggggcgtCCCTGCGGGGTGCAAGGCAGCCCTCAGCACTGCTCCTGATGCTCCTACCTTGCTCCAGGTACAAGGAGAGGCACCAGGTGCAGCTGCTGGGCCGCGGCTTCATCGCCGGCATCGACCTGAAGCAACAGAAACGGGAGCAGTCGCGGTTCTACGGGGACCTGATGGAGAAGAGGCGGAccctggaggagaaggagcaggaggagtgAGGTTTTGGGGAAgctgggagggtgctgagggATGTGCGGGGTGCTGGCTGGCTTGGCGTGGCTGGGAtgtggagctgagctgcagcaggtcCTGCAGGAAGTTGGCAGAAGAGTTCTGGAGGTGCAGGGCAAGCCCTAtgccctttctcttttctcttcctcacctCCTTCCTCACTCCCTTTTGTCATCTTTTTCCTCACTCTGCCCTCATCCCCCTTTCCcccattcccttttcccttatcctcctttccctctccccttttcccaatcccttccctccctccggCCAGGGCACGGCTGCGGAAGCTGCGGAAGAAGGAGGCCAAGCAGCGCTGGGATGACCGGCACTGGTCCCAGAAGAAGCTGGACGAGATGACGGACAGGGACTGGCGCATCTTCCGCGAGGATTACAGCATCACCACCAAGGGGGGCaagatcccaaatcccatccgCTCCTGGAAGGactcctccctgcccccccaCATCTTGGAAGTCATTGACAAGTGTGGATACAAGGTGGGCACGGAgagggggggctggggagggggaaaatggggTTATCAGGAGTTcagagagggggaagaggagaagtTCTGCTCCCAACCTGCTCCCCCTGGCAGGAGCCGACCCCGATCCAGCGCCAGGCCATCCCCATCGGGCTGCAGAACCGGGACATCATCGGCGTGGCTGAGACCGGCAGCGGCAAGACGGCGGCGTTCCTGATCCCGCTGCTCGTGTGGATCACCACCTTGCCCAAAATCGACCGGTGCGGGGCGGGGATGCTGCCTGTGGCACGGGGTGACACTGCAGAGGAGTCAGGAAAGGGTGGCACCGTGAAGGTGACAGGGTGGGGTGACAGGGTGACACTGCCGAGGGATTGAGGCAAGGTTACAGGGTGACACggtggaggggagggggtgAGGCTGGAGGGCAGCGTGGGTGACCCAACAATGTCCCGCCATGCTGCAGCATCGAGGAGTCAGACCAGGGGCCCTACGCCATCATCCTGGCCCCCACCCGTGAGCTGGCCCAGCAGATTGAGGAGGAAACCATCAAATTTGGGAAACCCCTGGGCATCCGCACCGTGGCCGTGATCGGCGGCATCTCCCGCGAGGACCAGGGCTTCCGCCTGCGCATGGGCTGCGAGGTGAGCGGggcgggtttggggggtcccaggggggtgGCTCAGCCCCGGGCTGCTCCCACCAacccccccgtccccccccaGATCGTCATCGCCACGCCAGGCCGGCTCATCGACGTGCTGGAGAACCGGTACCTGGTGCTGAGCCGCTGCACCTACGTGGTGCTGGACGAGGCCGACCGCATGATCGACATGGGCTTCGAGCCTGACGTGCAGAAGATCCTGGAGCACATGCCCGTCACCAACCAGAAACCCGACACCGACGAGGCCGAGGACCCCGAGAAGATGTTGGCCAACTTCGAGTCCGGGAAGCACAAGTACAGACAGGTGGGTGTGCACGAGGGGTTGAGGAACATCCCACAGTGAGGTAGGAATGACTCTGATGGGGCAGGAATGTCCCCCCCGGTGAGCAGGAACATCCCTCAGTGAAGTCAGAACCACCCAGTGGGGCAGGAGTGTCCTTCCATGGAGCAGGAACATCCCTCAATGAAGTAGGAACGGCCCcggtggggcagggagggggcctgtggggctgggaggggatccatggggtggggaggggcaaTTTGGGCTTTTGGGGAAGGGGTTGAGGGAATGGGAGTCACATTCCTGCTCTGTGGAGGGACATTCCTGCCCCACAGTGGATGTTCCTGCCCCATGAGGGGTCGTTCCTGCCCCACAAAGGgacattttttccctgtggggGGCATTTCTGCCCCATGGGGGACAATCCTGCCCAGCATGGAGATGTCACTGCTCCATGGGGAATGTTCCTGTCCCATGGGGGAGCATTCCTACCCTGCTGGGGTCATTCCTACCTCATTGGGGGTTGCTTCTGCTCCATGGGGGGGACATTCCTGCCCCACTGGGGTCATTCCTGCTTCACTGGGGGATGTTCCTGCTCTGTGGGGGGATGTTCCTGCCCCACCGGGGTCATTCCTTCTTCATTGGGGGAACATTCCCACCTCGCTGGGGGACGTTCCCACCTCACGGGACGTCCCTGCCCCGTTCCTTGCAGACCGTCATGTTCACGGCCACCATGCCGCCGGCGGTGGAGCGCCTGGCCCGCAGTTACCTGCGGCGCCCGGCCGTGGTCTACATCGGCTCTGCTGGCAAACCCCACGAGAGGGTGGAACAGAAAGTTTTCCTCATGTCCGAGTCGGAGAAGAGGTGGGGAGCACGGGGTTTGGGCGTGGCCTGGGGGTTGGAGGGTGACAGGGACTCTGCAGGGTGCTTCAGCCTCTCTTTGCCCAActgtctcttccttctcctctacAGGAAGAAGCTCttggccatcctggagcaggGCTTCGACCCGCCCATCATCATCTTTGTCAACCAGAAGAAGGGCTGCGATGTGCTGGCCAAATCCCTGGAGAAGATGGGGGTGAGTCTGGGCTGGGGGGGTCACCCTGAGCCCTGTCCCCCTTGTCCCCACGTGGGGACTCCCCGATGTTGACCCCCCCTGTTCCCACAGTACAACGCCTGCACCCTGCACGGCGGCAAGGGCCAGGAGCAGCGGGAGTTCGCCCTCTCCAACCTGAAGGCCGGGGCCAAGGACATCCTGGTGGCCACGGACGTGGCCGGACGTGGCATCGACATCCACGATGTCTCTATGGTGGTCAACTACGACATGGCCAAGAACATCGAGGGTGAGGCtgggggggcctgggggggtGCCCAGCTCCggtcctgcctgtgccagcagggctgtgggggatgtgctgcccatgctgggggTGCTTGGCCCTGGTGTTACCagcactggaggggctctgggggATTGCCCGGCCCTGGTGCTGCCACACTGAAGAGGCTGTGAGGTTGCCCAGCCTTGGTACTGGGTGTGCAGGGGGTGCCTGGCCCTGGTATTGCCCTCACCAGGGGGGCTGCAGAGGTGCCCAGCCCTGGTTcttgggatggggagggggtgcccagccctggtgctgcctgtgtcggggggctggggggaggttCCTGGCATTGGTTCTGGGGGAGGGAGTGCCCAGCCCTGgtactgggagtgctgggggtGTCTGGTCCTGGTACTGGGAGCACTGTAGATGCCCAGCCCTGGTACTGGGAGTGTGTGGGGTGCCCAGCGTCAGTGCTGCCACAcccagggggctgtggggtgccTGGCCCTGGTATTGGGAGTGCAGGGGGGGTGCAGGGAGTGTCTGGCCCTGGCGCTGCCCACACTGAACCCTTCGTGCCCCCTCCAGATTACATCCACCGCATCGGGCGGACGGGCCGAGCAGGGAAGAGCGGTGTGGCCATCACCTTCCTCACCAAGGAGGACTCCACGGTGTTCTACGACCTCAAACAGGCAATCCTGGAGAGCCCCGTGTCCTCCTGCCCCCCCGAGCTGGCCAACCACCCCGATGCCCAGCACAAGCCTGGCACCATCCTCACCAAGAAGCGGCGGGAGGAGACCATCTTCGCCTGAGGCCTCGCTGGCCCTTCCTCGTCACCTCACCAGGGACAACAGGACCAGCAAGGCTGCCAGGACTGCTCTGGCCgttcttttcccagctccttgcGCAACCAGGACTGcccacaagcagagactggggcTGGGATTATCCCAAATATCCCCCCTGTTCTCCCAGTCCCCCTCCCCACTTTCCCCATGGAGCGGAGGAGCTGCCGGAGGCTGTTTGGGGGCCAgttcctccctgctgccagggcgGGGCTGGGTTTTGGGCTGTCCTGGGAACTGTCTGCACCTCatcctttgggttttttggggttttttttgtagctgAAGCTCCAAGCTGCAGGAATAAACCGGCAGCGGCGTTACCGGCGGCACCTCCTcgtcctctcccttccctgggtGCCATTGCCTGGCCCCTGGGTGCCACCTCCCGTGGGGACAGAAGCCAGCAGTGCCCCAAAGGGTGCACTGGAGGAGCTCAGAACCCACCAGCAGTGTCCCTCCCCCCCATCCCAGAGCAGGttcccccatgtcccctccaCAGACACGGACGCCAGCACCTCTGAGCACTCGTGTGTTTCTGAAACCAATTACAGGGAAATCAGTGCTTTctacaaaagaaattataacaaatCTGTGGCCCCCAccccatttcccccccctccccaccagtAATGGCCCcggggggggctcagcccacGCCAGGACCCCCGGCCGAGGGCAGTGGGCACCGTATTTACAGGACTCTGTGGTGACGTGCGGTGACAGTGTGGACAGGGGGGTGTCGGGGACAGGGCAGTGGGTGCAAGCGTGGAGCGGCCCCCACACCCCATGCAGCCCCCCCACTCTGCCCTCCCCATCCCGGGGGGCAGGAGGGGTTTGGCTGCGGTGACCGGGGCGGGGGAATCGGTGCAGAGCGAAGCGAGTGGTGTGCCCCACTTCTCCCGGGGGTCCCAtgcaggggtggggagggggcaggcCAGGTCCCGGGGGTGAGCAGGcaccttccctttcttcctcgGGTCTGTGCGGGGTGGGGGATGCTGCTACAACTGTCCCCCCTTCCTTACCCCCCCTTCTTGGGGGGGGGCACCCACTGTCCATGACAGTTGCCCTGCGGAGAATGAGCCGACCTG from the Corvus moneduloides isolate bCorMon1 chromosome 30, bCorMon1.pri, whole genome shotgun sequence genome contains:
- the DDX23 gene encoding probable ATP-dependent RNA helicase DDX23 isoform X2 is translated as MAGEVTDKKDRDASPVKEERKRSRSPDRERERDRDRKGSPAKDRKRHRSRDRRRSRSRSRSRSKSTERDRRHKERDRDRSKKERDRDKDGHRRDKDRKRSSLSPGRGKDSKSRKDRDARKAEEEEENALKKEKAQPLSLEELLAKKKAEEEAEAKPKFLSKAEREAEALRRRQQEVEERQRLLEEERKKRKQFQEMGRKMLDPQERERRERRERMERETNGTEDEEGRQKIREEKDKSKELHAIKERYLGGVKKRRRTRHLNDRKFVFEWDASEDTSIDYNPLYKERHQVQLLGRGFIAGIDLKQQKREQSRFYGDLMEKRRTLEEKEQEEARLRKLRKKEAKQRWDDRHWSQKKLDEMTDRDWRIFREDYSITTKGGKIPNPIRSWKDSSLPPHILEVIDKCGYKEPTPIQRQAIPIGLQNRDIIGVAETGSGKTAAFLIPLLVWITTLPKIDRIEESDQGPYAIILAPTRELAQQIEEETIKFGKPLGIRTVAVIGGISREDQGFRLRMGCEIVIATPGRLIDVLENRYLVLSRCTYVVLDEADRMIDMGFEPDVQKILEHMPVTNQKPDTDEAEDPEKMLANFESGKHKYRQTVMFTATMPPAVERLARSYLRRPAVVYIGSAGKPHERVEQKVFLMSESEKRKKLLAILEQGFDPPIIIFVNQKKGCDVLAKSLEKMGYNACTLHGGKGQEQREFALSNLKAGAKDILVATDVAGRGIDIHDVSMVVNYDMAKNIEDYIHRIGRTGRAGKSGVAITFLTKEDSTVFYDLKQAILESPVSSCPPELANHPDAQHKPGTILTKKRREETIFA
- the DDX23 gene encoding probable ATP-dependent RNA helicase DDX23 isoform X1 — translated: MAGEVTDKKDRDASPVKEERKRSRSPDRERERDRDRKGSPAKDRKRHRSRDRRRSRSRSRSRSKSTERDRRHKERDRDRSKKERDRDKDGHRRDKDRKRSSLSPGRGKDSKSRKDRDARKAEEEEENALKKEKAQPLSLEELLAKKKAEEEAEAKPKFLSKAEREAEALRRRQQEVEERQRLLEEERKKRKQFQEMGRKMLEDPQERERRERRERMERETNGTEDEEGRQKIREEKDKSKELHAIKERYLGGVKKRRRTRHLNDRKFVFEWDASEDTSIDYNPLYKERHQVQLLGRGFIAGIDLKQQKREQSRFYGDLMEKRRTLEEKEQEEARLRKLRKKEAKQRWDDRHWSQKKLDEMTDRDWRIFREDYSITTKGGKIPNPIRSWKDSSLPPHILEVIDKCGYKEPTPIQRQAIPIGLQNRDIIGVAETGSGKTAAFLIPLLVWITTLPKIDRIEESDQGPYAIILAPTRELAQQIEEETIKFGKPLGIRTVAVIGGISREDQGFRLRMGCEIVIATPGRLIDVLENRYLVLSRCTYVVLDEADRMIDMGFEPDVQKILEHMPVTNQKPDTDEAEDPEKMLANFESGKHKYRQTVMFTATMPPAVERLARSYLRRPAVVYIGSAGKPHERVEQKVFLMSESEKRKKLLAILEQGFDPPIIIFVNQKKGCDVLAKSLEKMGYNACTLHGGKGQEQREFALSNLKAGAKDILVATDVAGRGIDIHDVSMVVNYDMAKNIEDYIHRIGRTGRAGKSGVAITFLTKEDSTVFYDLKQAILESPVSSCPPELANHPDAQHKPGTILTKKRREETIFA